A region of Natribaculum luteum DNA encodes the following proteins:
- a CDS encoding 2-oxoacid:acceptor oxidoreductase subunit alpha, with the protein MSDDELIWRIAGGSGDGIDSTSQNFAKALMRSGLDVFTHRHYPSRIRGGHTYVEIRAADHEVQSRGDGYNFLLALGDSFARNPQEEAFYGNEEIKPLSENLDDMREGGVIVYDEGLLSEEDVAELDLEKRAEENDWHVYPLDLRSLAREHGREVMRNTAGVGATAALLEMDLEHIEDLMEDAMGGEVLEANLEILHEAYETVRDEYDFTHDLRAPSGEHEREQALLSGSNAIAYGAIDAGCRFIAGYPMTPWTDVFTILSQNFPDMGGIAEQVEDEIAAAALALGASHAGAKAMSGSSGGGFALMSEPLGLAEMTETPLVLVEAMRAGPSTGMPTKPEQGDLEHVLYTSQGDSSRVVFAPGNVAEAYDQTRMAFHVAYEYQIPVIVIYDQKLSGENTNVDVSFFDREPEPTLGSTLTEEELREAAHDASGKFQRFQHDVEDGVSPRSLPGQKDGRYLATGNEHSPVGHISEDPDNRVYQMERRLEKLEAIREELDEEHDSQQTYFGDETADFGIVTWGSSQGAVEEAVARLNEQGHSVKGVGVSDMMPFPEAEMTEFLESVDEAMIVEMNATAQFRGLMQKELGRYGEKLSSLLKYNGEPFEPAEIVEGYELNVDGADEEPTAQVRIEPAAGD; encoded by the coding sequence ATGAGCGACGATGAACTCATCTGGCGAATCGCAGGTGGTTCCGGAGACGGAATCGACTCGACGAGCCAGAACTTCGCGAAAGCGCTGATGCGCTCGGGTCTGGACGTCTTTACCCACCGACACTATCCGTCACGGATTCGCGGTGGCCACACGTACGTCGAGATCCGCGCAGCAGACCACGAGGTACAGTCACGGGGAGACGGCTACAACTTCCTCCTCGCGCTGGGCGACTCCTTCGCCCGCAACCCACAGGAGGAGGCCTTCTACGGCAACGAGGAGATCAAGCCCCTCTCGGAGAACTTAGACGACATGCGCGAGGGCGGCGTCATCGTCTACGACGAGGGGCTGTTGAGCGAAGAGGACGTCGCAGAACTCGACCTCGAGAAGCGTGCCGAGGAGAACGACTGGCACGTCTATCCGCTCGACCTGCGCTCGCTCGCGAGAGAGCACGGCCGCGAGGTCATGCGCAACACCGCCGGCGTCGGAGCGACGGCGGCGTTGCTCGAGATGGACCTAGAGCACATCGAGGACCTGATGGAAGACGCCATGGGTGGCGAGGTCCTCGAGGCCAACCTCGAGATCCTCCACGAGGCCTACGAGACGGTTCGCGACGAGTACGACTTCACGCACGACCTGCGCGCGCCCTCGGGCGAGCACGAGCGAGAGCAGGCGCTGTTGTCGGGATCGAACGCGATCGCCTACGGTGCCATCGACGCTGGCTGTCGGTTCATCGCCGGCTACCCGATGACGCCGTGGACGGACGTCTTCACCATCCTCTCGCAGAACTTCCCCGACATGGGCGGCATCGCCGAGCAGGTCGAAGACGAGATCGCTGCCGCGGCGCTCGCACTCGGTGCGAGCCACGCCGGCGCGAAGGCCATGTCCGGGTCGTCCGGCGGTGGCTTCGCGCTGATGAGCGAACCCCTCGGTCTCGCGGAGATGACCGAGACGCCGCTCGTCCTGGTCGAGGCGATGCGAGCGGGTCCCTCGACGGGGATGCCGACGAAGCCGGAGCAGGGCGACCTGGAACACGTCCTCTATACGAGCCAGGGCGACTCCTCGCGAGTCGTCTTCGCACCCGGCAACGTCGCGGAGGCGTACGACCAGACGCGGATGGCCTTCCACGTCGCCTACGAGTACCAGATCCCGGTGATCGTCATCTACGACCAGAAGCTCAGCGGCGAGAACACGAACGTCGACGTGAGCTTCTTCGACCGCGAACCCGAGCCGACACTCGGCTCGACGCTCACCGAGGAGGAACTCCGCGAGGCGGCACACGACGCCTCCGGCAAGTTCCAGCGGTTCCAGCACGACGTCGAGGACGGCGTCAGTCCGCGCTCGTTGCCCGGTCAGAAAGACGGGCGCTACCTCGCGACGGGTAACGAACACAGTCCCGTCGGACACATCAGCGAGGACCCGGACAACCGCGTCTACCAGATGGAACGTCGCCTCGAGAAACTCGAGGCGATCCGCGAGGAACTCGACGAGGAACACGACTCCCAGCAGACGTACTTCGGCGACGAGACGGCCGACTTCGGTATCGTCACGTGGGGCTCCTCGCAGGGTGCCGTCGAGGAAGCTGTCGCCCGTCTGAACGAGCAAGGACACTCGGTAAAGGGCGTCGGCGTCTCCGACATGATGCCGTTCCCCGAAGCGGAGATGACGGAGTTCCTCGAAAGCGTCGACGAGGCGATGATCGTCGAGATGAACGCGACGGCCCAGTTCCGTGGGCTGATGCAGAAAGAACTCGGCCGGTACGGCGAGAAGCTGAGCAGCCTGCTGAAGTACAACGGCGAGCCGTTCGAACCCGCCGAAATCGTCGAGGGCTACGAACTCAACGTCGACGGGGCGGACGAGGAACCGACCGCACAGGTACGCATCGAACCTGCCGCAGGTGACTAA
- the aroA gene encoding 3-phosphoshikimate 1-carboxyvinyltransferase gives MDVTITPSSVRGEARAPPSKSYTHRAILAAGYADGALVYDPLWSADTRATARAVDLFGGDVTRNRETGHLEVDGFGGRPAVPPDVIDCDNSGTTMRLVTAAAALADGTTVLTGDASLRSRPQGPLLEAIADLGGEADSTRENGQAPLVVTGPIEGGEVSIPGDVSSQYISALLMAGATTDEGIEVDLETELKSAPYVDVTIEVLEAFGIDARHTDDGFAVDGGQFYEATDGEYHVPGDFSSISYLAAAGAVAGDDAVRVRGAYPSAQGDTAIVDILERMGAEIDWHREDGILEVASSDLEGIEVSVEDTPDLLPTIAVLGAVADGDTRITNAEHVRYKETDRVSAMAEELETMGVSTTEADDALTIHGDESTLEGATVDGRDDHRVIMSLAIAALVADGETTITGAEHVDVSFPDFFEVLYELGAKLERHE, from the coding sequence ATGGACGTCACTATCACACCCTCGAGCGTTCGCGGCGAGGCTCGTGCGCCACCGTCGAAGAGCTACACCCACCGGGCGATTCTCGCGGCCGGTTACGCCGACGGGGCGCTCGTCTACGACCCGCTCTGGAGTGCCGACACGCGCGCGACCGCTCGCGCAGTCGACCTCTTTGGCGGCGACGTCACCCGCAACAGAGAGACCGGCCACCTCGAGGTCGACGGGTTCGGTGGCCGCCCCGCGGTCCCGCCGGACGTGATCGACTGCGACAACAGCGGGACGACGATGCGACTCGTTACTGCGGCGGCGGCCCTCGCCGATGGGACGACCGTCCTCACCGGCGACGCCTCGCTCCGGTCGCGACCACAGGGGCCGCTCCTCGAGGCGATCGCCGACCTCGGCGGCGAGGCCGATAGCACGCGAGAGAACGGGCAGGCACCGCTCGTCGTCACCGGACCGATCGAAGGCGGCGAGGTCTCGATCCCCGGGGACGTCTCCTCGCAGTACATCTCCGCGCTGCTGATGGCCGGCGCGACCACCGACGAGGGGATCGAGGTCGATCTCGAGACGGAACTCAAGTCGGCCCCCTACGTCGACGTGACGATCGAGGTCCTCGAGGCGTTCGGAATCGACGCCCGCCACACCGACGACGGATTCGCCGTCGACGGCGGCCAGTTCTACGAGGCAACCGACGGCGAGTACCACGTCCCCGGAGACTTCTCGTCGATCTCGTACCTGGCAGCGGCCGGGGCCGTCGCCGGCGACGACGCCGTCCGCGTGCGCGGTGCCTACCCGAGCGCACAGGGCGACACCGCGATCGTCGACATCTTAGAGCGAATGGGTGCCGAGATCGACTGGCACCGCGAGGACGGCATCCTCGAGGTCGCTTCGTCGGACCTCGAGGGGATCGAGGTGTCGGTCGAGGACACGCCCGACCTGCTGCCGACGATCGCCGTCCTCGGGGCGGTCGCCGACGGCGACACGCGGATTACGAACGCCGAACACGTCCGCTACAAGGAGACCGACCGCGTGAGCGCGATGGCCGAGGAACTCGAGACGATGGGCGTCTCGACGACCGAGGCGGACGACGCGCTGACGATCCACGGCGACGAGTCGACGCTCGAGGGAGCCACCGTCGACGGCCGCGACGACCACCGGGTCATCATGTCGCTCGCCATCGCCGCCCTCGTCGCAGACGGCGAGACGACGATCACCGGCGCCGAGCACGTCGACGTCTCGTTCCCCGACTTCTTCGAGGTGCTGTACGAACTCGGGGCGAAACTCGAGCGCCACGAGTGA
- a CDS encoding M24 family metallopeptidase, whose translation MNVDGDFSPLHEYLESEDVDGYLIDDDASDPDQRYVSGFDAPDAYQTLVTSDGVTLLVSGLEYGRAVKEAGADTVTRLSEYDHRSLLEEYGPYEGRIRTIAAFLEDEGVESVAVPAGFPTGTADGLRNQGVSVTVEPEGIVEDVRATKTEWEIERVRATQRANEASMASAEELLASAEVDDGVLYHEGEPLTSERVKREIEITLLGHGCSLDDTIVACGADGADPHDRGSGPLEAGELVVIDIFPRDKETKYFADMTRTFVRGDPSEEMRRRYDVTREAYEAALEAIEPGVTGADVHDAACDVIEAAGYDTLRSDPSAETGFIHSTGHGVGLAIHEQPSLSPSGGELEAGHVVTVEPGLYDPEVGGVRIEDLVVVTEDGYENLTEYPVSIEPEPTAGR comes from the coding sequence ATGAACGTGGACGGAGACTTCTCTCCCCTACACGAGTATCTCGAGTCCGAAGACGTAGACGGCTACCTGATCGACGACGACGCGTCCGATCCGGACCAGCGGTACGTCTCCGGGTTCGACGCGCCCGACGCCTACCAGACGCTGGTGACGAGCGACGGCGTCACCCTCCTCGTGTCGGGACTCGAGTACGGTCGCGCCGTCAAGGAGGCCGGTGCGGACACCGTCACTCGGCTCTCGGAGTACGATCACAGGTCGCTACTCGAGGAGTACGGGCCGTACGAGGGTCGGATTCGAACGATCGCGGCGTTCCTCGAGGACGAGGGCGTCGAGTCGGTCGCCGTGCCGGCGGGATTCCCGACGGGGACGGCCGACGGGCTGCGAAACCAGGGCGTTTCGGTGACCGTCGAACCCGAGGGGATCGTCGAGGACGTTCGCGCGACGAAGACGGAGTGGGAGATCGAACGCGTTCGCGCGACCCAGCGGGCGAACGAGGCCTCGATGGCGAGCGCCGAGGAGCTGCTCGCAAGCGCCGAGGTCGACGACGGCGTCCTGTACCACGAGGGCGAACCGCTCACGAGCGAGCGCGTCAAGCGGGAGATCGAGATCACGCTCCTGGGCCACGGCTGTTCGCTTGACGACACCATCGTCGCCTGCGGGGCGGACGGCGCAGATCCCCACGATCGGGGCAGCGGCCCGCTCGAGGCGGGCGAACTCGTCGTGATCGACATCTTCCCGCGGGACAAGGAGACGAAGTACTTCGCCGACATGACCCGGACGTTCGTCCGGGGGGATCCCAGCGAGGAGATGCGCCGCCGGTACGACGTGACCCGCGAGGCCTACGAGGCCGCACTCGAGGCGATCGAGCCGGGCGTGACGGGTGCCGACGTCCACGACGCGGCGTGTGACGTGATCGAGGCAGCGGGATACGACACCCTCCGGAGCGACCCGTCGGCGGAGACGGGCTTCATCCACAGCACGGGCCACGGCGTCGGACTGGCGATCCACGAGCAGCCGAGCCTCTCTCCGTCGGGTGGCGAACTCGAGGCGGGCCACGTCGTCACGGTCGAGCCAGGACTGTACGATCCGGAAGTCGGCGGCGTCCGGATCGAGGACCTCGTCGTCGTGACCGAGGACGGCTACGAGAACCTCACCGAGTATCCGGTATCGATCGAGCCGGAGCCGACGGCGGGCCGCTAG
- a CDS encoding alkaline phosphatase family protein: MSRQGVERRLREERLEGAYLFPAYDDYCFANVPETTFSLLDESFDRLLPDSVLDEVATDVEHVVLLLLDGFGYECWNRAWRDDDLLSRLADRGTVTPLTSIYPSETAAAITTLHTGLEPVEHGLLGWYQYLESAGRDVVTLPFLALSGEPLGEVAPNADARDLFAGESLYERATAAGIDVQVIQPAAYADSGYTQAVTAGAERTGYETAADLALAIRRTLEDASGPTYVNAYAPTLDEIAHVEGTTTERYRANLASITACLRRELLERLDPAVAERTLFVLTADHGIVDTVPAENVDVTAWDDWPTLRETFRRDDDGEPRRPTGSPRNVHLHVRPDRLEEARTIVESAVGDDVRTFTRSEALERGLFGTGNPSELFERRCGDLIVIHRTRGLCWRSGDSELVGMHGELTPEEMLVPLAAVRLDDLAD; encoded by the coding sequence GTGTCACGGCAGGGCGTCGAACGTCGACTGCGCGAGGAGCGACTCGAGGGCGCGTACCTGTTTCCGGCGTACGACGACTACTGCTTCGCGAACGTCCCCGAGACGACATTCTCGCTACTCGACGAGTCGTTCGATCGCCTGCTTCCCGACAGCGTCCTCGACGAGGTCGCGACCGACGTCGAACACGTGGTCCTCCTGTTGCTCGACGGGTTCGGATACGAGTGCTGGAATCGAGCGTGGCGAGACGACGACCTGCTGTCGCGGCTGGCCGACCGCGGAACGGTGACGCCGTTGACCTCGATCTACCCCTCCGAGACGGCGGCGGCGATCACGACGCTCCACACCGGACTCGAGCCGGTCGAACACGGGCTACTCGGCTGGTACCAGTACCTCGAGTCGGCCGGCCGTGACGTCGTGACGCTGCCGTTTCTCGCGCTCTCCGGCGAACCGCTCGGGGAGGTCGCCCCGAACGCCGACGCGCGCGACCTGTTTGCGGGCGAGTCGCTGTACGAACGGGCGACAGCGGCGGGAATCGACGTACAGGTGATTCAGCCTGCCGCGTACGCCGACTCGGGCTACACGCAGGCCGTGACGGCGGGTGCCGAGCGAACGGGCTACGAGACCGCGGCGGATCTCGCGCTGGCGATCCGACGGACGCTCGAGGACGCGTCGGGGCCGACGTACGTCAACGCGTACGCACCCACGCTCGACGAGATCGCACACGTCGAGGGGACGACGACCGAACGGTATCGGGCGAACCTCGCGTCGATAACGGCGTGTCTCCGGCGAGAACTGCTCGAGCGGCTCGATCCGGCGGTGGCCGAACGGACTCTGTTCGTCCTGACGGCCGACCACGGAATCGTCGACACCGTTCCCGCCGAGAACGTCGACGTGACCGCGTGGGACGACTGGCCGACGCTCCGGGAGACCTTCCGGCGCGACGACGACGGCGAGCCGCGACGTCCGACCGGAAGTCCGCGGAACGTCCACCTCCACGTGCGACCCGATCGACTCGAGGAGGCACGGACGATCGTCGAGTCGGCCGTCGGCGACGACGTGCGGACCTTCACTCGCAGCGAGGCACTCGAACGGGGACTGTTCGGTACCGGCAATCCGTCGGAGCTGTTCGAACGCCGCTGTGGCGATCTGATCGTCATCCACCGAACTCGGGGTCTCTGCTGGCGATCGGGGGACAGCGAACTGGTCGGGATGCACGGCGAACTGACGCCCGAGGAGATGCTGGTTCCCCTGGCTGCGGTCCGACTCGACGACCTCGCAGACTGA
- a CDS encoding M48 family metallopeptidase has translation MGTRRQGTHPLMVLVGASLLVFYASLAYLSYRALVALWSATPGLETTLLVVAVGTLVVGYLSYRFGTAQLLSGLEAVELPRSRAPGFYRRFDRLVDRMDAGDPQILVARLPTPNAFALGSPRSGVVVLDRSLFGLLTVDELEAIVAHELAHLEGYDAFVQTLAYTAFRTLVGFALLASFPVVLVIGGFARAIAWMRGRPSSWTNTLLGRLLRRAEQAVLLVSLAFTVVVLARSRRREYAADDRAVTVTGRPLALARALRKIQRAADPDWGLLSPLYVHTDETETEDERLWRRLLSTHPSTDERIDRLVERARTQQNGRRGREGERIPVR, from the coding sequence ATGGGAACGCGTCGACAGGGTACGCATCCGCTCATGGTCCTCGTCGGTGCGTCGCTGCTCGTCTTCTACGCGAGCCTGGCGTATCTCAGCTATCGCGCGCTCGTCGCGCTCTGGAGTGCCACGCCGGGGCTGGAGACGACCCTCCTCGTCGTGGCGGTCGGCACACTCGTCGTCGGCTACCTCAGCTACCGGTTCGGGACGGCGCAGTTGCTCTCGGGACTCGAGGCGGTCGAACTCCCCCGGTCGCGCGCCCCTGGATTCTACCGGCGGTTCGATCGCCTCGTCGACCGAATGGACGCCGGCGATCCCCAGATACTCGTCGCGCGACTCCCGACGCCGAACGCGTTCGCGCTGGGGAGTCCGCGCTCGGGCGTCGTCGTACTCGACCGCTCGCTGTTCGGGCTGCTGACCGTCGACGAACTCGAGGCGATCGTCGCCCACGAACTCGCCCACCTCGAGGGGTACGACGCGTTCGTCCAGACGCTCGCCTACACCGCGTTCCGGACGCTCGTCGGGTTCGCGCTCCTGGCGTCGTTCCCGGTCGTACTGGTGATCGGCGGGTTCGCTCGCGCGATCGCGTGGATGCGCGGGCGGCCGTCGTCGTGGACGAACACGCTCCTCGGACGGCTGCTCCGGCGGGCAGAACAGGCGGTGTTGCTGGTCTCGCTCGCGTTCACCGTCGTCGTCCTCGCCCGGTCGCGGCGCCGCGAGTACGCCGCCGACGATCGCGCTGTGACCGTCACCGGGCGGCCGCTCGCGCTGGCACGCGCGCTCCGGAAGATCCAGCGCGCTGCCGACCCCGACTGGGGGCTGCTCTCGCCACTGTACGTCCACACCGACGAGACCGAGACCGAAGACGAACGGCTGTGGCGACGGCTCCTCTCGACGCACCCCTCCACCGACGAGCGGATCGACCGCCTCGTGGAACGGGCGCGCACGCAGCAGAACGGACGACGAGGACGAGAGGGCGAACGGATCCCGGTTCGCTAG
- a CDS encoding prephenate dehydrogenase/arogenate dehydrogenase family protein: MEVLIVGAGAMGRWFASAVDATIAFTDVDDEAAATAAAAVDGDAVPLEGDDRFDVVCLAVPMGHVEAAIENHAPRASEALLDVSGVMEPALEAMATHAPDLERVSLHPLFAPERAPGSIAVVRDEGGPATDALLADLETRGNDLVETTAAEHDAAMESVQAAAHTAVLSFALAADAVPSAFETPIYEGLRELTEQVTEGTPRVYADIQATFDGADAVAEAAARIADADDEAFESLYREAASRWHPDGPTAETDPGGDQE; encoded by the coding sequence ATGGAGGTACTGATCGTCGGCGCGGGTGCGATGGGGCGGTGGTTCGCGAGCGCGGTGGACGCGACGATCGCGTTCACCGACGTCGACGACGAGGCTGCGGCGACCGCTGCGGCGGCGGTCGACGGCGACGCCGTCCCCCTCGAGGGAGACGACCGCTTCGACGTGGTCTGTCTCGCCGTCCCGATGGGCCACGTCGAGGCGGCGATCGAGAACCACGCGCCGCGGGCGAGCGAGGCACTACTCGACGTTTCGGGCGTGATGGAACCCGCGCTCGAGGCGATGGCGACGCACGCGCCGGATCTCGAGCGCGTCAGTCTCCACCCGCTTTTCGCTCCCGAGCGCGCACCCGGATCGATCGCCGTGGTCCGCGACGAAGGAGGACCGGCCACGGATGCGCTGCTCGCGGACCTCGAGACACGCGGCAACGACCTGGTCGAAACGACCGCGGCGGAACACGACGCGGCGATGGAATCCGTGCAGGCGGCCGCCCACACAGCCGTCCTCTCGTTCGCCCTCGCCGCCGACGCCGTTCCGTCGGCGTTCGAGACGCCGATCTACGAGGGGCTCCGGGAACTCACCGAACAGGTGACAGAGGGAACTCCACGCGTCTACGCCGACATCCAGGCGACGTTCGACGGTGCCGATGCGGTCGCCGAGGCAGCCGCCAGGATCGCCGACGCCGACGACGAGGCGTTCGAGTCGCTGTACCGCGAGGCCGCGAGTCGCTGGCATCCCGACGGACCGACCGCCGAGACCGACCCCGGAGGTGACCAGGAGTGA
- a CDS encoding LolA family protein yields the protein MHRRRLLAAGAVAALAGCVSYSASDADEPTGEGLVRDAIETRRRMTDLTARRTVAIETPTEAVDRTERVFRRPPASQRIEVLESTDPDEPVGSVTVTNRTVTWEYDPETNVVDKQYHPNKVDTDRTRLVLENLLADYRLEYGGTATVDGREAHVIETRPPADETGPAIDLLVGDTVYVIPLDPTDDLEALSVSRTVWIDDEYRYPIRERHVVRDGDEVLHRLSVTYEDLSIDEWLGPATFTYQPPADAEVNTEGVQPDGVFETRKAAATVVPYDLPDPDVPDAYELDRVTVVERSSESGTTTTLWYTDPDVNARELYVAVRETQRFKPSVLEEIEFDGHTAYHRDGKLESIFWACDDLNYEVTSPTIDRPEPLLEIASSIGCH from the coding sequence ATGCATCGGCGACGGCTTCTGGCGGCGGGTGCGGTAGCCGCGCTCGCCGGCTGTGTCAGCTATTCCGCGAGTGACGCCGACGAGCCCACAGGCGAGGGACTCGTCCGTGACGCGATCGAGACGCGCCGTCGGATGACCGACCTCACGGCCCGCCGAACCGTGGCGATCGAGACGCCGACTGAGGCCGTCGACCGAACGGAGCGCGTCTTCCGACGGCCCCCGGCCAGCCAGCGCATCGAGGTGCTCGAGTCGACCGACCCAGACGAGCCGGTGGGGTCGGTTACGGTCACCAACCGAACCGTGACGTGGGAGTACGATCCGGAGACGAACGTCGTCGACAAACAGTATCACCCGAACAAGGTCGACACCGACCGGACGCGGCTCGTCCTCGAGAACCTCCTCGCGGACTACCGACTCGAGTACGGCGGTACGGCGACCGTCGACGGCCGCGAGGCACACGTCATCGAGACGCGACCGCCGGCCGACGAGACCGGGCCGGCGATCGACCTCCTCGTCGGGGATACAGTGTACGTGATCCCGCTCGATCCGACGGACGACCTCGAAGCGCTTTCCGTCTCCCGGACCGTCTGGATCGACGACGAGTACCGGTACCCGATCAGGGAACGCCACGTCGTCCGCGACGGCGACGAGGTGCTTCACCGGCTGTCGGTCACGTACGAGGACCTGTCGATCGACGAGTGGCTCGGTCCAGCGACGTTCACGTACCAGCCGCCGGCCGACGCCGAGGTCAACACGGAGGGGGTCCAGCCCGACGGCGTCTTCGAGACGCGAAAGGCTGCGGCGACCGTCGTTCCCTACGACCTGCCGGATCCGGACGTCCCCGACGCGTACGAACTCGACCGGGTAACGGTCGTAGAGCGGTCCTCGGAGTCAGGTACGACCACGACGCTGTGGTACACCGACCCGGACGTAAACGCACGGGAGCTCTACGTCGCCGTCCGGGAGACACAGCGGTTCAAACCGAGCGTCCTCGAGGAGATCGAGTTCGACGGCCACACGGCCTACCATCGGGACGGCAAACTCGAGAGTATCTTCTGGGCGTGTGACGACCTGAACTACGAGGTCACGAGTCCTACCATCGACAGACCCGAGCCCCTCCTCGAGATCGCGTCGTCGATCGGCTGCCATTGA
- the aroC gene encoding chorismate synthase, with protein sequence MNGNRFGRLFQVTTFGESHGEAMGCTVSGCPAGLELTEEDIQEDLDRRKPGQSMITTSRGEPDAVSIKSGIQDGYTTGTPIGLVIQNKDARSGKYEPFITAPRPSHGDFTYSAKFGTRNWGGGGRSSARETVNWVAAGAIAKKLLALEGIELKAHVNQIGEVEAPDVSFEELVEHSEENDVRCAHPETAEKMQELIEEYQQEGDSIGGSIYFEARGVPVGLGAPRFDSLSARLGQAMMAIPAATAFEFGLGREAREYTGKERNDDWEFGPGGDPKPIENDHGGIQGGISSGEPIYGEVTLHAPTSIPKSQQTVDWETGEVKEEKVIGRHDPVLPPRGVPVVEAMLALTLVDFMLLSGRINPDRVDGTPGKYDTDYHPSNPRNE encoded by the coding sequence ATGAACGGCAACCGCTTCGGTCGCCTCTTCCAGGTGACCACGTTCGGCGAGAGCCACGGGGAGGCGATGGGCTGTACGGTGTCGGGCTGTCCCGCCGGCCTCGAACTCACAGAGGAGGACATCCAGGAGGACCTCGACCGGCGCAAACCCGGTCAGTCGATGATCACCACGAGTCGAGGCGAGCCCGACGCGGTCTCGATCAAATCCGGCATCCAGGACGGCTACACGACCGGGACGCCGATCGGCCTGGTGATCCAGAACAAAGACGCTCGCTCGGGCAAGTACGAACCCTTCATCACCGCACCGCGGCCGAGCCACGGCGACTTCACCTACTCCGCGAAGTTCGGGACGCGAAACTGGGGCGGCGGCGGCCGCTCGTCGGCCCGCGAGACGGTCAACTGGGTCGCCGCAGGCGCGATCGCGAAGAAACTGCTCGCACTCGAGGGGATCGAACTCAAGGCACACGTCAACCAGATCGGCGAGGTCGAAGCGCCCGACGTGAGCTTCGAGGAGCTCGTCGAACACAGCGAGGAGAACGACGTCCGGTGTGCACACCCCGAGACGGCCGAGAAGATGCAGGAACTGATCGAGGAGTACCAGCAGGAAGGAGACTCGATCGGCGGCAGCATCTACTTCGAGGCGCGGGGCGTTCCGGTCGGACTCGGCGCGCCGCGGTTCGACTCGCTGTCGGCGCGGCTTGGCCAGGCGATGATGGCGATTCCGGCCGCGACGGCCTTCGAGTTCGGACTGGGACGGGAGGCCCGCGAGTACACGGGCAAGGAGCGAAACGACGACTGGGAGTTCGGCCCCGGAGGCGACCCGAAACCCATCGAGAACGACCACGGCGGCATCCAGGGTGGGATCTCGAGTGGCGAACCGATCTACGGCGAGGTCACGCTCCACGCGCCAACGTCGATCCCGAAGAGTCAGCAGACGGTCGACTGGGAGACCGGCGAGGTCAAAGAAGAGAAAGTGATCGGTCGCCACGACCCCGTGTTGCCGCCCCGTGGCGTACCGGTCGTCGAGGCGATGCTCGCGCTGACGCTCGTCGACTTCATGCTGCTTTCGGGTCGCATCAACCCGGACCGCGTCGACGGAACGCCGGGGAAGTACGATACGGACTACCACCCGAGTAATCCGCGAAACGAGTAG
- a CDS encoding thiamine pyrophosphate-dependent enzyme — MSAFNAIGEDREIDRDEFTPGVEPQPTWCPGCGDFGVLKALKQALPELGLTPDEVLTVTGIGCSGKLNSYLDTYGFHTIHGRSLPVARAAKLANDGLEVIAAGGDGDGYGIGGNHFIHTARENHDMTYIVFNNEVFGLTKGQTSPTSPKGHKSKTQPHGSAKSPLRPLSTSLNAGATYVARTAAVNPNQAKEIIKEAIEHDGFAHVDFLTQCPTWNKDARQYVPYVDVQESEDYDFDVHDRREAAEMMFETESALYEGTVLTGRYYVNEDRPSYQEEKQKLGDVPDEPLAERYFDDDYEWERSYDLLERHK; from the coding sequence ATGAGTGCATTCAACGCAATCGGAGAAGACCGCGAGATCGACCGCGACGAGTTCACGCCCGGGGTCGAGCCGCAGCCGACCTGGTGTCCGGGCTGCGGTGACTTCGGCGTCCTCAAGGCGCTGAAACAGGCGCTTCCCGAACTCGGCCTGACGCCCGACGAAGTGCTGACGGTGACCGGAATCGGCTGTTCGGGCAAGCTGAACAGCTACCTCGACACGTACGGCTTCCACACCATCCACGGCCGGTCACTGCCCGTCGCTCGCGCCGCCAAACTCGCCAACGACGGCCTCGAAGTGATCGCCGCGGGTGGCGACGGCGACGGCTACGGTATCGGTGGGAACCACTTCATCCACACGGCGCGGGAGAACCACGACATGACCTACATCGTGTTCAACAACGAGGTCTTCGGCCTGACGAAAGGCCAGACCTCGCCCACCTCGCCGAAAGGTCACAAGTCCAAGACCCAGCCACACGGGAGCGCCAAGTCGCCGCTTCGGCCCCTGTCGACGTCGCTGAACGCCGGCGCGACGTACGTTGCACGCACCGCTGCCGTCAACCCGAACCAGGCCAAAGAGATCATCAAGGAGGCCATCGAACACGACGGCTTCGCCCACGTGGACTTCCTCACGCAGTGTCCGACCTGGAACAAGGACGCACGCCAGTACGTCCCGTACGTCGACGTCCAGGAGTCCGAGGACTACGACTTCGACGTCCACGACCGTCGCGAGGCCGCCGAGATGATGTTCGAGACCGAGAGCGCCCTCTACGAGGGAACTGTCCTCACCGGACGCTACTACGTCAACGAGGACCGCCCGTCCTACCAGGAGGAGAAACAGAAGCTGGGCGACGTGCCCGACGAGCCGCTGGCCGAGCGATACTTCGACGACGACTACGAGTGGGAACGCAGCTACGACCTGCTCGAGCGTCACAAGTAA